A window of Chitinophaga sp. MM2321 contains these coding sequences:
- a CDS encoding isoprenyl transferase, which yields MSLKDKLDLQRLPRHIAIIMDGNGRWAKERGQDRLYGHHEGVESVRTIVETCAELGIGYLTLYAFSTENWDRPVYEVNGIMELLVNTIRKEVNTLSKNNIRLRVIGDMDMLPPQCQQEMEEAIALTSHNTGLNLIMALSYSARWEIVNAAKKIAADVKKGALDPAAVTPEVWEKYLCTAGLPDPELMIRTSGECRISNFLLYQLAYAELYFTDTRWPDFRNEHLYQAILNYQTRERRFGKTSEQIQQNEEIIS from the coding sequence ATGAGCTTGAAGGATAAATTGGACTTACAACGGTTACCGCGCCACATCGCCATTATTATGGACGGTAATGGCCGTTGGGCAAAGGAGCGGGGACAGGACAGGTTGTATGGGCATCACGAGGGAGTGGAGAGTGTGCGCACCATCGTAGAAACCTGTGCTGAACTTGGAATAGGCTATCTTACCCTATACGCGTTTTCTACGGAAAACTGGGACCGCCCTGTTTATGAAGTGAACGGCATCATGGAATTACTTGTAAATACGATCCGTAAGGAGGTAAACACGTTATCCAAAAATAATATCAGGCTACGTGTAATAGGCGATATGGACATGTTGCCCCCCCAATGCCAGCAGGAAATGGAGGAGGCCATTGCACTTACCAGCCATAACACGGGGTTGAACCTTATAATGGCCCTTAGCTATAGTGCCAGGTGGGAAATTGTGAATGCAGCCAAAAAAATTGCAGCGGACGTAAAAAAGGGAGCCCTGGACCCGGCAGCTGTAACACCCGAAGTATGGGAAAAATATCTCTGTACTGCCGGTTTGCCGGATCCTGAACTAATGATCCGTACCAGTGGAGAATGTCGGATCAGTAATTTTCTGTTATATCAACTGGCCTATGCGGAACTGTATTTTACAGATACCCGCTGGCCGGATTTCCGCAATGAACATCTTTACCAAGCCATCTTAAATTACCAAACCAGAGAACGGCGCTTTGGCAAAACAAGCGAACAAATTCAGCAGAATGAAGAAATTATTTCCTAA
- a CDS encoding GatB/YqeY domain-containing protein gives MSLELNINAEIKTAMLGKKEAELRALRAIKAAILLAKTAEGSTGELTEADESKLLQKLAKQRKDSLEIFRQQNREDLAVKEEEELAVIGRFLPQQMNEAELRTAITGIIAATGASSPADMGKVMGVATKQLAGKTDGKAISAMVKELLK, from the coding sequence ATGTCATTAGAATTAAATATTAACGCAGAGATCAAAACTGCGATGCTGGGTAAAAAAGAAGCGGAGCTGCGTGCTTTGCGGGCCATCAAAGCGGCTATTCTGCTGGCCAAAACGGCTGAAGGCAGTACGGGTGAGCTCACGGAAGCAGACGAATCAAAGTTGTTACAGAAACTGGCCAAGCAGCGGAAAGACTCCCTGGAGATCTTCCGGCAACAGAACAGGGAAGACCTGGCAGTAAAAGAAGAAGAAGAACTGGCGGTTATCGGGCGTTTCCTTCCCCAACAAATGAATGAAGCCGAATTACGTACAGCCATTACCGGTATTATTGCCGCTACCGGCGCCAGCTCACCCGCTGATATGGGTAAAGTGATGGGCGTTGCTACCAAGCAACTGGCAGGTAAAACGGATGGAAAGGCTATTTCCGCCATGGTAAAGGAACTGCTGAAATAA
- a CDS encoding glycosyltransferase yields the protein MHFFLIILIGLALGYGVLMLWYSLGWKRLQKFTVTPQQLGSTRVTVIIPARNEADNLPALLAALQQQTYSTALLEVIIIDDFSTDDTAGVISRFPAANIHLLQLKDHLNVEERLNSYKKKAIEIAISQAQGDLIVTTDADCVMGPRWIETIVQFYEVNRPKFIAAPVSFYKEQNFFKKLQSLDFMTMQGITGAAAQLRAGTMCNGANLAYEKEAFYDVGGFTGIDNIASGDDMLLMYKIYSAYPDGVMYLKNEDVIVRTLPVDTLKDFMNQRIRWSSKADKYEDKRITWVLLLVYLFNACLLAMGIIALVAPIWWPWFLIMMLLKITMELYFLLPVARFFHKTEMLAWFIPGQLFHIPYIVIAGWLGKFGSYQWKGRQVN from the coding sequence ATGCATTTTTTCTTAATTATACTTATCGGACTGGCATTAGGCTACGGCGTGTTGATGTTATGGTACAGTCTTGGCTGGAAGCGGCTGCAAAAATTCACCGTTACGCCGCAACAGCTGGGTAGCACACGTGTAACCGTGATCATACCGGCGAGAAATGAGGCCGATAACCTGCCGGCTCTGCTGGCGGCCTTACAACAGCAAACTTATTCCACAGCGTTGCTGGAAGTGATTATAATAGATGATTTCTCAACAGATGATACGGCAGGTGTGATCAGTCGATTCCCGGCAGCAAATATTCATCTGTTGCAATTGAAAGACCACCTCAATGTAGAGGAGCGACTTAATTCCTACAAAAAGAAGGCGATTGAAATAGCGATCTCCCAGGCGCAGGGAGACCTGATCGTTACTACAGATGCGGACTGTGTAATGGGGCCGCGCTGGATAGAAACGATTGTACAGTTCTATGAAGTGAACCGTCCTAAATTCATAGCGGCGCCGGTAAGTTTTTATAAAGAACAGAATTTTTTCAAGAAGCTGCAATCGCTGGACTTCATGACCATGCAGGGGATCACGGGGGCTGCAGCCCAGTTACGTGCAGGTACTATGTGCAATGGTGCTAACCTGGCTTATGAGAAGGAAGCGTTTTATGATGTGGGTGGCTTCACCGGTATTGATAATATTGCCTCCGGCGATGATATGCTACTGATGTATAAAATATACAGTGCTTATCCTGATGGCGTGATGTACCTGAAAAACGAAGATGTGATTGTGCGTACATTACCGGTAGACACGCTGAAAGACTTCATGAATCAGCGGATCCGCTGGTCGTCGAAGGCAGATAAATATGAGGATAAAAGAATTACCTGGGTGTTGTTGCTGGTATACCTGTTTAATGCCTGCTTGCTGGCGATGGGTATCATTGCTTTGGTGGCGCCCATCTGGTGGCCGTGGTTCCTGATCATGATGTTGTTGAAAATAACGATGGAGTTGTATTTCCTGTTGCCCGTGGCGCGGTTCTTTCATAAAACAGAAATGCTGGCGTGGTTTATTCCCGGGCAGTTATTTCATATTCCTTATATTGTAATTGCTGGCTGGCTGGGCAAGTTTGGCAGTTATCAATGGAAAGGCCGTCAGGTAAACTAA
- a CDS encoding POTRA domain-containing protein, giving the protein MLRCCYYMLGMICLLGIVLPVAAERLHGEEWQTVAPAEDTSYLIVRNIIITGNKRTRTSIILREISTVPGDTIYLKNLAETLEERRKQLLNTSLFLNVTANVKGWEGNTADLVFEVWERWYTFAFPVFKLADRNFNQWWVEKRRSLDRINLGVKGSQENLTGRNDALSAALQFGYTQRLALQYDLPYIDKRFRHGLGFLFSYSRNREVNDSTSENKQQFFRKDDFLRQVYTVGLRYSYRKAINTRHQVFLNYNYEKVADSVAIINPNYLGKGRTSVRYMDLIYRVSYIKADSWVYPLKGISIMAEASKRGIPPFDDIDDIRFRLNMAKFWQLRPKTYAALGIRSQVKFSADQPYVNQQALGYGDDYLRGLEYYVVDGTSFAILKSTLRQELLSFKVKLPVVPKKFNTVPVRILAKVFGDAGYAHTKFPGNGFLNNRMLYTGGIGLDIVSFYDTCLRIEYSVNQLGQKGLFLHTSVDM; this is encoded by the coding sequence ATGCTGAGATGCTGTTACTACATGCTGGGAATGATATGCCTGCTGGGAATTGTGCTGCCGGTGGCCGCTGAACGTCTGCACGGGGAAGAGTGGCAAACTGTTGCACCGGCAGAGGACACCAGTTATCTCATCGTGCGTAATATTATCATCACAGGTAATAAAAGAACACGTACTTCTATCATTCTGCGGGAGATAAGCACAGTGCCGGGAGATACCATCTACCTGAAAAACCTGGCGGAAACCCTCGAAGAACGCCGGAAACAACTCCTCAATACCTCGTTGTTCCTGAATGTTACGGCCAATGTAAAAGGCTGGGAGGGTAATACTGCCGACCTTGTATTTGAGGTGTGGGAACGTTGGTACACTTTCGCCTTTCCCGTTTTCAAACTGGCAGACCGTAATTTTAACCAGTGGTGGGTGGAAAAACGGCGCAGTCTTGACCGTATCAATTTAGGGGTAAAAGGTTCCCAGGAAAACCTGACCGGCCGCAACGATGCACTGAGTGCTGCGCTGCAGTTCGGATATACACAACGGTTGGCCCTGCAATACGACCTGCCCTATATTGATAAACGTTTCCGGCATGGCCTGGGCTTCCTGTTTTCGTATAGCCGTAACAGGGAGGTGAATGACAGTACCAGTGAAAACAAGCAACAGTTTTTCCGAAAAGATGATTTCCTGCGCCAGGTGTACACCGTGGGCCTCCGGTACAGTTACCGTAAAGCTATCAATACCCGCCACCAGGTATTCCTGAATTATAACTACGAAAAGGTAGCGGATTCTGTGGCCATCATTAATCCCAACTATCTTGGGAAAGGGCGTACCAGCGTGCGTTACATGGACCTGATATACAGGGTGAGCTATATTAAGGCCGATAGCTGGGTATATCCGCTGAAGGGTATTAGTATCATGGCCGAAGCGTCGAAAAGAGGCATCCCGCCATTTGATGATATTGATGATATCCGTTTCCGCCTGAATATGGCAAAGTTCTGGCAGCTTCGTCCCAAAACCTATGCCGCACTGGGTATCCGGAGCCAGGTTAAATTTTCCGCTGATCAGCCGTATGTAAATCAGCAGGCACTTGGTTATGGAGATGATTACCTGCGCGGACTGGAATATTATGTGGTGGATGGAACCAGTTTTGCTATTCTCAAATCTACCCTCCGGCAGGAATTATTATCTTTCAAAGTAAAATTACCGGTGGTTCCCAAAAAATTTAATACGGTACCGGTGCGGATTCTCGCCAAAGTATTTGGGGATGCGGGTTATGCGCACACCAAATTTCCCGGCAACGGCTTCCTGAATAATCGTATGTTGTATACGGGTGGCATCGGGCTCGACATCGTATCCTTTTATGATACCTGTCTGCGTATAGAGTACAGCGTTAATCAGTTAGGGCAAAAAGGACTATTTTTACACACGAGCGTGGATATGTAA
- a CDS encoding alpha/beta hydrolase, with protein MDYEIKTQGKFNFIEEGEGEPLVLLHGLFGALSNFAHMVEYFRQYNKVVIPMLPLYDLNILETSVGGLAKYVHKFMEARGYKNVHLLGNSLGGHVALVYLLKHPEAPIKSLTLTGSSGLFENGMGETYPKRGDYEYIRKKAELTFYDPKIATKELVDEMFEIVNNRLKVIKIITLAKSAIRHNLGDELKDIKQPTLLIWGNNDTVTPPMVGEEFQKLIPNSELQFIDKCGHAPMMEVPEEFNKILHAFLEKLQEKAIA; from the coding sequence ATGGATTACGAAATCAAAACACAGGGTAAGTTTAATTTCATAGAAGAAGGAGAAGGAGAACCACTGGTATTATTGCATGGGCTTTTTGGTGCTTTGAGTAATTTCGCGCACATGGTTGAGTATTTCCGGCAGTATAACAAGGTTGTGATTCCGATGTTACCCCTGTATGATTTAAACATCCTGGAAACATCAGTAGGCGGGCTGGCAAAGTATGTGCATAAATTTATGGAAGCGAGAGGCTACAAAAACGTGCACCTGCTGGGCAACTCACTGGGTGGTCATGTGGCTTTGGTATACCTGCTTAAGCATCCTGAAGCGCCTATTAAATCCCTGACACTTACAGGCAGTTCCGGCTTGTTTGAAAACGGAATGGGTGAAACTTATCCTAAGCGGGGCGACTATGAATATATCCGCAAGAAAGCGGAACTCACCTTTTATGATCCGAAAATAGCTACCAAAGAACTGGTGGATGAAATGTTCGAGATCGTAAATAACCGCCTGAAGGTGATCAAAATCATTACCCTGGCAAAATCAGCTATCCGGCACAACCTGGGAGACGAACTAAAAGATATCAAACAGCCTACTTTACTCATCTGGGGTAATAATGATACCGTTACTCCTCCTATGGTTGGAGAAGAATTTCAAAAGCTTATACCTAATTCTGAACTGCAGTTTATTGATAAATGCGGTCACGCACCTATGATGGAAGTCCCGGAAGAATTCAACAAGATTCTACACGCCTTTTTAGAGAAACTGCAGGAAAAAGCAATCGCTTAA
- a CDS encoding ABC transporter permease: protein MSNIQSAWKRLQQNKGAVAGLVVIMLAVVVSMLAYVIAPDNTPDANRMILEVEGQHPGFRIHMLAVKKEQPVARVSFFHKLLYGQESDVTWVPVRSWQFRDSVLVVQRYIDESTSGEEKYNLAAIWYGKMPPDHLPYNQLAAQISQERIFSQTFWLGTDKFGRDILSRLLVGTRVSLGVGCIAVIISLSIGVFLGAVAGYFKGTTDDVVMWLVNVIWSMPSLLLVFALTLAMGKGFWQVFIAVGLTLWVGVARIIRGQILGIRELEYVEAARALGYSHMRIIVKHILPNIMGPVMVVAAGNFATAIVVEAGLSFLGVGVQPPQPSWGLMIKENYNFIITHNPLLALAPGAAIMLLVLAFNLLGNGLRDALDVRSKI from the coding sequence TTGTCCAATATTCAATCTGCCTGGAAACGGCTGCAACAGAATAAAGGCGCGGTAGCTGGTCTGGTAGTGATTATGCTGGCTGTTGTTGTCAGTATGCTGGCTTACGTGATTGCACCGGATAATACACCCGATGCCAACAGGATGATCCTGGAAGTAGAAGGACAGCATCCCGGTTTCCGGATTCATATGCTGGCTGTTAAAAAAGAACAGCCGGTAGCCAGGGTTTCTTTCTTTCACAAGCTGTTGTACGGACAGGAATCAGATGTAACGTGGGTGCCTGTACGTTCCTGGCAATTCAGGGATAGTGTGCTGGTGGTGCAGCGTTATATAGATGAATCTACCAGCGGCGAAGAAAAATATAACCTGGCCGCAATATGGTATGGAAAGATGCCGCCGGATCATTTGCCGTATAATCAGCTGGCGGCGCAGATCAGCCAAGAGCGTATTTTCTCACAAACATTCTGGTTGGGTACCGATAAATTTGGCCGCGATATTTTAAGCCGACTACTGGTGGGGACCCGTGTGAGCCTTGGTGTAGGCTGTATTGCAGTGATCATTTCATTGAGTATAGGTGTGTTCCTGGGCGCTGTTGCCGGGTATTTCAAAGGCACAACAGATGATGTGGTGATGTGGCTGGTGAATGTGATCTGGTCCATGCCTTCGTTATTGCTGGTGTTTGCCCTTACTTTGGCGATGGGAAAAGGTTTCTGGCAGGTATTCATTGCCGTGGGACTTACCCTGTGGGTAGGTGTGGCGCGGATCATCCGCGGGCAGATTCTGGGCATCCGTGAGCTGGAATATGTAGAAGCAGCCCGTGCGCTGGGATACAGCCATATGCGGATTATTGTTAAACACATCCTGCCCAATATCATGGGACCTGTGATGGTAGTCGCCGCGGGTAATTTTGCTACGGCTATCGTAGTAGAAGCAGGACTTAGTTTCCTGGGAGTGGGGGTGCAGCCTCCGCAACCGTCCTGGGGTCTCATGATCAAAGAGAACTACAATTTTATTATTACCCACAATCCCTTGCTGGCGTTGGCACCGGGGGCGGCTATCATGCTGCTGGTACTGGCGTTTAACCTGTTGGGAAACGGTTTGCGGGATGCCCTGGATGTAAGAAGTAAAATTTGA
- a CDS encoding CvpA family protein, with protein MSIDIIFAIIMVFAIYKGFTRGLIVALFSLVAVILGLAAALKLSTVTALYVQEHWDMHSRWVPVLCFICLFIGVVLLVRLGAGALQKLVELVMLGWLNKLGGILLYGLIFIIIYSVLLWMANQLYWLSPETKLQSAVYPYIEKIGPWVLDHMGNLIPVFKDMFAQLQSFFEQAARHIQPA; from the coding sequence TTGTCAATAGATATCATTTTTGCCATTATAATGGTGTTTGCCATCTATAAGGGGTTTACACGCGGACTGATAGTGGCTTTGTTTTCGCTGGTGGCAGTCATACTTGGACTGGCGGCGGCGCTCAAACTTTCTACAGTTACCGCTTTGTATGTGCAGGAACATTGGGATATGCATTCCCGTTGGGTTCCCGTTCTGTGTTTTATCTGCCTGTTTATAGGGGTGGTATTGCTGGTAAGGTTAGGAGCCGGCGCCTTGCAGAAACTGGTGGAGCTGGTGATGCTGGGCTGGCTGAATAAACTGGGTGGCATCCTCCTCTATGGCCTGATATTTATAATAATATACAGTGTATTATTATGGATGGCCAATCAGTTGTACTGGTTAAGTCCTGAAACAAAACTACAATCTGCCGTATACCCTTATATTGAGAAAATTGGCCCTTGGGTACTGGATCACATGGGGAATCTGATACCTGTGTTTAAGGATATGTTCGCCCAATTGCAGTCATTTTTTGAGCAGGCAGCCCGGCATATTCAACCTGCTTAA
- a CDS encoding glycosyltransferase family 1 protein has protein sequence MQIAVNAACLRRDLPADTGQVATEIILAMCRQQPEHRFTFFFDGEIPAHLSFPANVTTVVLPLKGNRAWHLYWWLEWQLPRAMKAYHADVYLGLDGTLPLRSKVPGSLLIRDLSFLKGAGLQSALQQQYLKKNILRYLAQAQHIAVLSDTGRNDVLRHAPAAEGRITRLETGVSALYKPLEWEEREAAKKEFSGGVEYFLITGSMHPRNNIMPVFKAFSALKKRQRTNLKLVLAGSATPAGAEIATALPSYKFREDVIWLENLDEAALARLTGAAYALVYPSRFDGLALPIYAAQRCGVPVIALESLAAREAGGDTVLYADPASIDDLSEKMSLLYKDEQLRSRLLAKQPPSKPVDSWEQAAATFSHLVI, from the coding sequence ATGCAAATTGCTGTTAATGCCGCTTGTCTGAGAAGAGATCTGCCTGCTGATACCGGACAGGTGGCCACTGAAATAATTTTAGCGATGTGCCGGCAACAGCCGGAGCACCGGTTTACATTCTTTTTTGATGGAGAGATACCTGCGCACCTTAGCTTTCCGGCTAATGTGACCACGGTTGTACTGCCGCTGAAAGGCAACCGGGCCTGGCACCTTTACTGGTGGCTGGAATGGCAGTTGCCCCGGGCTATGAAAGCGTACCACGCCGATGTGTACCTGGGACTGGACGGCACATTGCCATTGCGCAGCAAAGTTCCCGGCAGCCTGCTGATCAGGGATTTGTCTTTTCTGAAAGGCGCTGGTTTGCAGTCAGCCCTGCAACAGCAGTATCTCAAAAAAAATATTCTCCGGTACCTGGCGCAGGCGCAGCATATAGCGGTGCTTTCCGATACCGGCAGAAACGACGTGTTGCGGCATGCCCCCGCTGCGGAAGGCAGGATTACCCGGCTGGAAACAGGGGTGAGTGCGTTGTACAAACCACTGGAATGGGAAGAGCGGGAAGCCGCCAAAAAGGAGTTTTCCGGTGGAGTGGAATATTTTTTAATAACGGGCAGTATGCATCCCCGGAACAATATTATGCCGGTATTCAAGGCGTTTTCCGCACTGAAAAAGCGGCAGCGTACCAATCTGAAGTTGGTACTGGCAGGTAGTGCCACACCAGCCGGTGCAGAAATAGCGACGGCCCTGCCGAGTTATAAGTTCAGGGAAGATGTGATATGGCTGGAGAACCTGGATGAGGCTGCATTGGCGCGGCTTACAGGCGCCGCGTATGCACTCGTATATCCGTCGAGGTTTGATGGACTGGCATTGCCCATTTATGCAGCACAGCGTTGCGGTGTACCGGTGATTGCGCTGGAAAGCCTGGCTGCCAGGGAGGCCGGCGGTGATACCGTCCTGTATGCAGACCCCGCCAGTATTGATGACCTGTCAGAGAAAATGAGTTTATTATATAAAGATGAACAGCTGAGATCGAGGCTGCTCGCCAAACAGCCGCCATCGAAACCGGTGGATAGCTGGGAGCAGGCAGCGGCCACATTTAGTCATTTAGTTATTTAG
- the gldC gene encoding gliding motility protein GldC — MSKVSTIQIQVGLDDNKVPETIEWSATDNKEDRMIKAKAMMISFWDSAEKAALRIDLWTKDMMVDEMADFFFQTMMTMADTYARATQYKDQAEEMRTFAKDFYKKFQEKQEAEGK, encoded by the coding sequence ATGAGTAAAGTATCTACCATACAGATCCAGGTGGGCCTGGACGACAACAAAGTACCTGAAACGATAGAGTGGAGTGCCACAGATAACAAGGAAGACAGGATGATCAAGGCGAAAGCCATGATGATTTCTTTCTGGGACAGTGCAGAAAAGGCCGCCCTGCGTATTGACCTGTGGACAAAAGATATGATGGTAGATGAAATGGCGGATTTCTTTTTCCAGACAATGATGACCATGGCGGATACCTATGCAAGGGCTACCCAATACAAAGATCAGGCGGAAGAGATGCGTACTTTTGCGAAGGACTTCTACAAAAAGTTCCAGGAAAAGCAGGAAGCTGAAGGCAAATAA
- a CDS encoding CBS domain-containing protein — protein sequence MIARDLISTVPILHPMDAGVKALRLMNEYHLTQLPMVVENKYVAMVEEDQIMDLEDPETLLTSLELNGTRPAVMEQAHLFEALKLFHQFKLSALPVISKENEYLGIITKDNLLAALAQYNAVKEVGGVLALEMDARDYSLSEIARIAESNDVTLLSVNTLTDATTGKLEVLLKTNRQELHALVATFERFNYFIKYVLSEEPEEEILKKNYDLLMNYISM from the coding sequence ATGATTGCCAGAGATCTCATATCAACAGTACCTATTCTGCATCCGATGGATGCAGGAGTGAAGGCGTTGCGCCTGATGAATGAATATCATCTTACGCAATTGCCGATGGTAGTGGAGAATAAGTATGTGGCAATGGTAGAGGAAGATCAGATCATGGATCTTGAAGACCCCGAAACACTACTGACATCACTGGAATTAAACGGAACACGGCCCGCCGTGATGGAACAGGCGCATCTTTTTGAGGCCCTGAAATTATTTCATCAATTCAAGTTATCAGCGTTACCTGTTATTTCGAAAGAAAACGAATACCTGGGTATCATTACCAAAGATAATCTGCTGGCAGCCCTGGCGCAATATAACGCGGTGAAGGAAGTAGGTGGCGTACTCGCACTGGAAATGGATGCCCGCGATTACAGCCTCAGCGAAATTGCCCGCATTGCAGAATCCAATGATGTAACCCTGCTGAGTGTTAACACGCTCACAGATGCCACTACCGGAAAGCTGGAAGTATTGCTGAAAACAAACCGCCAGGAATTACACGCGCTGGTGGCCACATTTGAACGGTTTAATTACTTCATTAAATATGTTTTATCCGAAGAACCGGAAGAAGAAATACTTAAAAAGAACTATGATCTGCTGATGAATTATATCAGTATGTAA
- a CDS encoding NAD kinase produces MQVALYSRGFITEDIANIRLLLDELQRAEIEAIIYEPFFRTLQQHISFDKIPAIFSCAEDLPGKIDFLMSLGGDGTLLDTVCYVRDTNIPVIGINFGRLGFLASIGKEEIHSLVEALLNRTYVVDQRSLLHLDANIPLFGEVPYALNEFTIHKKDTSAMVRIHTYLNGEFLNTYWADGLIVATPTGSTGYSLSCGGPIVFPDAGNFVITPVAPHNLNVRPVVVPNTSVISFEVEGRSDQFLCTMDSRMETIDNTVQLAIKKEQFKLSLLRLDDSNFLHTLRNKLLWGIDTRNTIKI; encoded by the coding sequence ATGCAGGTAGCACTTTATAGCAGGGGATTTATTACAGAAGATATTGCAAACATCCGTTTGTTGCTGGATGAATTGCAGCGGGCAGAGATCGAAGCCATTATTTATGAGCCTTTTTTTCGCACTTTACAACAGCATATTTCTTTTGATAAGATACCGGCCATATTTTCCTGTGCGGAAGATCTGCCGGGAAAAATAGACTTTCTGATGAGCCTGGGCGGCGACGGTACCTTGCTGGATACCGTTTGCTATGTGCGGGACACGAATATTCCTGTGATCGGGATCAATTTCGGGCGACTGGGATTTCTGGCCAGTATAGGCAAGGAAGAGATTCACTCGCTGGTAGAGGCGTTACTGAACCGTACTTATGTGGTGGATCAGCGTTCATTACTACATCTGGACGCCAATATTCCTTTATTCGGAGAAGTGCCGTATGCGTTGAATGAGTTTACCATTCACAAAAAAGATACCTCTGCCATGGTAAGAATCCATACCTACCTGAACGGGGAATTTTTAAATACTTATTGGGCTGATGGGCTGATTGTGGCTACACCTACGGGTTCTACCGGTTATTCGCTTAGCTGCGGTGGTCCAATCGTGTTCCCGGATGCGGGAAACTTTGTCATTACACCCGTAGCGCCGCACAACCTGAATGTAAGACCGGTGGTAGTACCCAATACGAGTGTCATTTCCTTTGAGGTGGAGGGCCGGAGCGACCAGTTTCTCTGTACCATGGATAGCAGGATGGAAACCATTGATAATACCGTGCAGCTGGCCATTAAAAAGGAACAGTTTAAGTTGAGTTTACTGCGGCTGGACGACAGTAATTTCCTGCATACCCTGCGCAATAAGCTGTTGTGGGGGATAGATACGAGGAACACGATCAAAATCTGA
- a CDS encoding DUF6089 family protein: protein MRKAFLYPEYIALSLLFVAGCLCPGRVAAQHELGYVGELGFSVGGAQYMGDLNPRGALNTLKPAIGIYYRKYMNQYVGVRAHARFMQLGYSDVYNKNEFQHRRNLSFNTNLWEFSLQGDFNFFSFEPGSLDRRFTPYLTGGASIFHFNPYTYLGGVKYFLQPMHTEGQGTALYPDRKPYSLISYAFLIGGGFKYNISKKVNVGLEALYRFAQTDYLDDVSTAYAGPGAFPPLANGQPTVAYQLQDRSGVISTPIGVTGRQRGNSRDKDQFLTIELTFSILFTSYNCKF from the coding sequence ATGCGGAAAGCTTTTCTATATCCTGAATACATTGCGTTATCATTACTATTCGTGGCAGGTTGTCTGTGTCCCGGCAGGGTAGCAGCGCAGCATGAGCTGGGATATGTGGGGGAGCTGGGGTTTTCGGTGGGAGGAGCGCAATATATGGGGGATTTGAATCCCCGGGGGGCTTTAAATACGCTAAAACCCGCTATAGGTATCTATTACAGGAAGTACATGAATCAATATGTGGGGGTGCGGGCGCATGCCCGGTTTATGCAGCTGGGCTATTCGGATGTATACAACAAAAATGAATTTCAGCACCGGCGCAACCTGAGTTTCAATACAAATTTATGGGAGTTCTCTCTTCAGGGGGATTTTAACTTTTTCAGTTTTGAGCCGGGGAGCCTGGATCGCAGGTTTACGCCTTACCTGACCGGGGGAGCCAGTATTTTTCATTTTAACCCATATACCTACCTTGGCGGCGTTAAGTATTTTTTACAACCCATGCACACGGAAGGACAAGGAACTGCCCTGTATCCGGACCGCAAACCCTATAGCCTGATATCCTACGCTTTTTTAATCGGGGGCGGATTCAAGTATAATATTTCAAAAAAAGTAAATGTGGGTCTGGAGGCCCTGTACCGTTTTGCACAAACGGATTATCTGGATGATGTAAGTACCGCTTATGCCGGTCCTGGCGCATTTCCGCCACTGGCCAACGGTCAGCCAACAGTAGCCTACCAGTTGCAGGACAGGTCGGGGGTAATAAGCACACCTATAGGTGTAACGGGCCGCCAGCGCGGAAACAGCAGGGATAAAGATCAGTTTTTGACCATTGAGCTCACCTTCAGCATTTTGTTTACTTCTTACAACTGTAAATTTTAA